TGAAAACATTTGAACATTTCTTTGACGGAATCAATATCTTAAAGCTTTCTCCGGACAATAAAAAACTGCTTTACGCTTCAAACAATGAAATGTGGATTCTTTTCCTGGAAGACAAAATCGACCAGCCGCAGAAAAAATCAGGAGAGAAAATCTTTTTAATCCGCTTATCAGACCAAATCACAAGCATCTCCTGGATAAACGACAATTACCTGGCTTTTCTTGCCGGCAATACCGTTAAAATCATTGAAATAGACGACAGGGACAGAATAAACGTTATAGACATCTTTGAAACAAAAAACCTCCCTCAAGAAGGAAGCATTAATGAAATGTCCTGGAACAGGTTTGACAATAAAATCTATCTCTTGGACGAAAACGGCTATTTATATAGCTCTAACGTCCTGCTCCCGTAATTTGATTTTCTTTTTAAAAGCTTCCCAGCCCATTTCTCCGGTATTGGCTATAACGCAAACTTCCTTGAACTGGCAATAACGACACTGCCAATTATCGGGGTAATCCGATAATCTGTCGGGAATAACGTTCTTATCAATCTTCTTTCTAATACCAGCCAAAAAGTCCAAAAGAGAAAGGGCGCATTTTTTATCGTATTTTACGACAAAATCCTTCAGCTGCTGGTTATCTTTATTAACGTAAAGCAGTATTCCTTTAGGAATCTTAAAATAATGGAGATAAAGCTGAAGCTGAGCAATATTTTCCTCCTTTGGCTCAGTTAACTTACCAAAAATCATGCTGTTCATACTTTTAATATCCAAAACATATAGTTCCTTGCCATCGCTGATTATGGCATCAGCCCTGCCTGAAATCAGTTCCTGAGGAGGAATATTAACTTCGGCAGCCACCACATGGATTTCCCTGGTGCTCAAAAGCGGCTTCATAATAAGCTGATGGATGTGGTCGCCATGGTCAAACAGCCTTAGAATATTGGCCTCCATCTCCTTTCTGGGAACATTCTTGAACTTAAAAAACAAAGCTCTGCCGCATTTGCCTGCGTCAGTAATATAAAAGTGATGCTGCTCTTTATCTCTTTGCCTGTCCAAATAGAATTTATCGATTATATCTTTAAGAAACATAGAGTTTATCTCTTCTGCCACTGAGGAGCACGACGAGCGCGCTTCAATCCGAACTTCTTTCTTTCCCTCATCCTCGGGTCTCTTTTCAAAAAACCAGCTTTTTTCAACTGTTTCCTCAATTCTGGATCGAATAAAACTAAAGCGCGAGTTAAACCGTGCCTGACAGCTTCAGCCTGGGAAGTCGTCCCTCCCCCTTTAACTTTTACTGAAACCTGAAATTTGTCAGAATAATCAGTCAAAATCAAAGGAGAAAAAATAATACGCTGAAGGTATTTTGTCGGAAAATAATTTTCAAAAGTCCTTGTATTTATTAAAAAGGTCTTTTCTTTTTGAACAGAAATTCTCACCCTGGCTACAGCTGTCTTTCTCCTGCCTATGCCCTCAAAATACCTGGCTACTTTAGGTTTAACTGTTACTTTGGCAGTTTTTTTAGCTGGAGCTTTTTTGACTTTCTTTACTGTTTCTTTTTTTGTTTTTTTAGCCTTTGGCATACCCCGTATATCAACATCCAAGCATTTTCAATGCGAAAACACTCTGAAGGCTGTTTTTATTTAATAATATATTCAACATAATAACTTTGTTTGATATTTTAATACGAAGTATTCTGGATGTTGTATTACAGGGCATATTTTAATCTTTTAATCATTTTTGCTCTTAATTTATTCTTGGGCAGCATGCCAAAAACCGCTTTCCTCAAAACTTCTTCCGGATTCTTCTCAAATAACTTCTCCAAAGTTATCTCCTTCAAGCTTCCCAGATATCCAGAATGACGGTAGTATTTCTTCTGTTTGGCTTTTTTGCCGGTGAATTTCAACTTATCAACGTTTTGGACAATAACAACATCGCCGATATCTTTGTACGGCGCAAAGTCTGCTTTCTGTTTCCCCCTCAAAAGCAAAGCTATTTCAACAGCCAGTCTGCCTAAAACCTTATCAGTAGCGTCTATTTTGTGGGTTTTGCGTTCCATAGTTATTTAACCAATTCTATTATGGCTATTTTGGCAGCATCTACTTTTCTTTGGCCAAGCTTAATAATCCTGGTATATCCTCCTTTTCTTTCTTTGAATCTCGGGGCGATCTCATCAACCAATTTCTTAACCACTTTTCCAGTAAAAAACTTTGCCAATAATCTGCGCGAAGCCAAAGTGCCGACTTTCGCTTTGGTAATCTTTTTTTCAACGAAAGAGGAAACCTCTTTTGCCTTAGCTTCTGTTGTTTTAACTTTTTCTTTCAATATCAAAGCAGCAGCTAAAGATCTTAAAAGAGCGTTTCTTTGGTCTTTTTCCCTATTTAGTTTTTTCCCTTTTTTTCTTTTTCTCATTTTTTACTTTTTTGCTTACTGCTTTCTTTTCTTTTTTCGGCTTCTTGGCCGCTTTTTTCTTTTCTTTGTCTTCCGGTTCTACAGATGCAGCTTTCGGCTGGAAAGCTGTAGCCAGCAACGAAAAGTGGCTAATCAAAATTTCCGAAGCCTGATAAAATGCCTGTTCCGGATCGATAATGCCGTCTGTTTCAATTTCCAGAAACAATCTGTCAAAGTCAGTTCTTTCTCCGACACGCATATTCTCAACCCTGGAACTTACCCTTTTTACAGGAGTAAAGCTGGCATCCAGCAGAATAGCTCCTATCTCTAATTTTTCAGGCATGGAGCCTGCTGTTTTTTTCCTTGTTTCGCGGCTGGAATAGCCAATTCCCTTTTCAATCTGGATTTCCATTTCCAGTTCAGCGGATTTTGAATTCAAAGTGGCAATATGGCAGTTTTTATTTACCAATTCCACTTGGCTGGGCAGCTTGAAATCAAAGCCCTTCACTGCTTTTTCTCCCTTAACTTTCAGGGTCGCTTTCTGTGGCTCGTCGCTAAAAAGCTTAAATCTCAATTGCTTCAAATTAAGCATTATAGTGATAACGTCTTCTAAAACTCCTGAAATCGTTGAGAACTCATGGGAAACTCCCTTGATTTTGACTTGGGTAATAGCAGCTCCTTCAAGCGAAGAAAGCAAAACCCTTCTCAAAGAATTGCCGACGGTTACTCCGTAGCCAGGACGCAAAGCTTCTATTTCAAAAACAGCTTTGTTCCCTTCTTTTTTAACTATTTTGGGAGCGTGAGGTAAATTAATCATATAGCGAGTCCCGCAACAACGGGACGAAGGTTAAGAAGAGGATGAATTCCTCTTCGATTTATTTTGAGTAAAACTCGAAAATTGCGGAGAGTTCTGCCGGTGGGACAGCCTCTTCTAAATTTGGTGAATCGATGACCTTTGCCTCCAGCTTCTCAGCGTCTAATTTGAGCCAAGACGGAGGATTATATTTTTTTAAAGTAGATGATAATTTCTGGAAAATTGTTTTTTTTAAAGAATTGGGGTTAACGCTTATTTTGTCCCCTTTCTTAACCAGATAGCTGGAAATATTAATCGGCCTGTCGTTAACCATAAGATGGCTGTGGGAAACCATTTGTCTGGCAGCAAATTTGGAAGGAGCGAAACCTAATCTGAAAACTACATTGTCCAAGCGGCTCTCCAAAGTTTTAATTAAAGCAGCGCCGGCATCCGTCACCTTTCCCCTGGCCTTTAAAATATCTTTGACGTAGTTCCTGAATTGCTTCTCTTCCAAATTATACCAGTTCTTTAATTTTTGTTTTTCCCTTAATTCTTTACCGTATTCAGAAAGCGATTTCACTCTTTTTTTAGCTTTTGGCCCTGGCGGATAAGGTTTTTTGATCATTGGGCATTTCTGCGATGAGCACCTTTCGCCTCTCAAAAAAAGCTTAATTCCTGCACGACGGCAAATTTTGCATTTAGAAACATTCATACCCTGTATATCAACATCCAGGCATTTTCAATGCGAAAATATCCTGAAGGCTGTCTTTATTTAATAATATATTTAACATAATAACTTTGTTTGATATTTTAATACGAAGTATTCTGGATGTTGTATTACAAGGCATAAGTTTATACCCTTCTTACTTTTGGCTTACGACAGCCGTTATGCGGAACTGGAGTCATATCCTTAATTGAAACTATTTCCAAACCCCTGGCAGCCAATGACCTAATAGCTGAATCTCTGCCAGAACCTATCCCCTTTACGAAAATCTCTATCTTTTCAATCCCTATTTTCTCGGCAATCTGGACGATTGCTTCAGCTACCTTGGAAGCAGCAAAAGGCGTTGCTTTTTTTGCTCCTTTGAAACCGATATTGCCAGCGCTAGTCCAGCCCAAAACATTACCCTTTGGATCTGTCAAAGTAAGGATGGTGTTGTTATAAGAAGAAGCAATGTAAATTCTGCCCTCTTGTATCCTTTTAAGGGTTTCTTTGGCCTGCTCTTTCACTTTCGTTTCCATGGCTTCACCTTCTTTCAAAATCTCTTCTTCAGTTTGTCGTATAACACGTTTTTTACCCATAATGGTAATACCTAATTAGGTCGCGGCACGTCCCACTTGCAGCGGGACTAACACCGCTCTTTAAAAACCCTCGGTTTTTAATATTTTCCTACACGGAAGAACCAAAGGGTTCTTCCGACCCATCTCCGATATGGGACGTTATTACTGAATTATTATGTAGGTCCCGGAGGCGGCTTTCTGCCAGAACCAACTGTCTTTCTTATATTTCCCCTGGCAGTTCTCGTATTGGTTTTGGTTCTCTGCCCCCGCACAGGCAGGCCTTTAATGTGCCTGATGCCTATCCAGGTTCCTGCGTCCTTCAACCTTTTAATATTCATCATAATTTCTCTTTTCAAATCGCCCTCTGTCTTATAATTCTTCTCAATAATGTCTTTTAAGGTAGACACTTCCTGAGTGGTCAATTCTGAAGCTTTTTTTGTTTCTCCAATACCAGCTTCCTCTAAAATTTTCTTGCTCAAAGAGCGGCCTATTCCGAAAATATAGGTTAGGGCTATTTGTATTTGTTTTTTTTCAGGGATGTTAATCCCGGCAATACGTGGCATAAGTTTTATCCTTGACGCTGCTTATGTTTGGGATTTTTTTTGCAAATAACATAAATTCGTCCTGATCTTCGGACGATTTTACAGTCTTTGCAAATTTTCTTGACCGATGGACGTACTTTCATAATAAAAAAACAATAATGACTTATTGCGCGAAACTATTTTCCGCGGTATGTTATTCTTCCTTTTTTCAGATCATAGGGGCTTAATTCAACCGTCACCCTGTCGCCCGGCAAAACCTTTATCCTGAACATCCTTAATTTACCTGCCAAATGGCACGAAACCTCCTCCCCGTCATCCAGCTTAACTTTAAAATGCGTGCTGGGAAGAGCTTCTGTGATTATTCCGGTTTTTATTAAGTCATTCTTATCCATTAAATAGGCAATTTTTTAGTTTATCAGAAATTAGTTATTTGGTCAATGCTAATCAATGACCAGATTGAATTTAATCTTACTTAGGTCTTCTGGCACCTTATTGACCCAGAATGGCCAAAACTTGACGCTGGCCCTGGTAATCTTAGGATAGTTTTCCAAGAAGAGCTTAGCCTCGAGCAAAGACTTTCCTTTTAAGGCGTTTTTAAAGCTGAAAATGTCAACGTCAGCATAGATTTTAGCTGAAATTGTCAAAGAAACAGCAATTTTGCCGGTCTCTAAATCAACATCGTCAATAGAATAATTTATTTTCAAACTTTCCTCATAAAGCTTTTTATCCTGGGGAATTTGAAAAGTAATCGCTTCTTTAACGTAATTCCTAATATCTTCTTTCTTAAACACTACGACTTGGCATTGCGCTTTCACCTGATAATTAAAGTCTTTTGCTTCTGTTTCAGCAGAAGTCAAAGAAAAGTTCTCAATAATTTCTGTCTGGATGCTGTCTGGCAAATAATCGAACTTGGAAGAAATCGCTTCTGACTGCAGTTCTTTCTGCAGCAGTTCATTGCATTCTTTCTCCGCTTGTTTTGTTAAAGTTTCTTCAGCTTGAGATAAATCCTTTTCTGTCACTTTAGCAATTTCTTCATGGAAGCCGCCTGCCATTGCTTCAAAAGATTCGCCGTAGAATTTAGTATACCTGTCTGTGCCGGCAAATCCCGGTACGGAGAACTTGGTCAAAGCGATATTGTATTCTTCGCCAGGCTGATCTGCCACCACTTTTACATCTATTTCTCCTGGAACAAGCTTTCCTTTCTCATAAGTACCTCCAGGAACAGTAACTTTGATTGGCGTGCGGAATACCTTTCCGTCAGCTGAAACAAAACGGGTAGTGGCTATTAAAACCTGCTGCGAAGTTGAATAGGCATTGTACACTTTTATTGTGCCTTGCGCCTTCTCCTCTTTCATAATTTTACCGGAAGCCGGAAAAGTCTGAACAATGGTTTTTTCTTTCTGAAGCGTTTCTGCCGGAATAATCTTTAAAAGAGAATCAATAGCTGTTGCGTTTTTGTCGATATTCGTTTCTTCTATAAGATTAAAAACTTCTGTCTCCGGCCAAACGCTTATTTCAGCTTTAGACAAAGCAATGTAGCAAAACGCTCCCAATAAAACCAAAAAAAGCAAAGAAAAAGTCAAACCCTTTTTAAAGGGTGGATTAGGAGCTTTTTTAGGAAAACCCCACAAAGGAACCTTGGGCTTTTGCTCTAGTTCTATCTTTACTTCTGGCTCTTTGTGCTCCTCCTTTTTTTTCTCTTTTTTCGAAGGAGGGAAAACGTCTATTACTTTTTTGCTCATACCAGGTAGTAGAAATTCGACTAATTAAACATTATTATCACTGCCGCGGTAGTGGTCGAATTTTCACTACCTGGCATAATAATATTATACACTATTTATGCTTATTCCAAAACAGCTCTGATCCTTCTAATGCCAGCGCTGGAAGATTCTTCCTTAACAATCTTGAAATGGCCGAGCTCGCCAGTGCGGCGAACGTGAGGTCCGCCGCATATTTCCTTTGAAAAATCGCTGATACTGTAAACTTTTACTTTCTCTTCATATTTATCTTCGAAAACTCCGGTCGCTCCCTTCCCCTTCGCTTCCTCTAAACTCATTTTTTCACAGACCACAGGCAAATCCTCTTTGATTTTCTGGTTAACAATCTCTTCAACTTCTTTAATCTCTTTTTCTGTCATCTTTCCTGGATGAACAAAATCAAATCTTAATCTCTCAGTTGTGATATTGCTTCCTTTTTGAGAAACCTGGTTGCCTAAAACCTGCCTCAAGGCAGCTAACAACAAATGATTAGCAGTGTGATATTCAACTACTTGCTCAGAATTATCAGCTAATCCTCCTTTGAACATGCCAGAAGAAGAAGTTCTTGAAAGGTCCTGATGTTCTTTGAACTTTTTATTAAATTCTTCCACGTTAATATCCCTCCCTCTTTCTTTAGCCAATTCTAAGGTCAATTCTAAAGGAAACCCGTAACTGGTATATAATTCAAAAGCGTCTGTGCCTTTTTCAAACTGTTTCAATCCCTCCTCTAATGTCTTCTCAAATTTCTCCTCTTCATTTTGAATTGCTGTTAAAATATCAGTTTCTTTTGATTTCAACTCAGGATAAACATCTGTGTACATTTCAATCGCTTTTTGAGCTAAAGGAATCAAGAAATTCTCCGGCAAATTAAGCAGTTTGCCATATCTTATCGCCCTCCTTAAAACTCTTCTCAAAACGTATCCTCTTTCAACATTAGAAGGTAGAATCCCGTCTGAAATTAAAAAAACCGAGCCCTTAACATGATCAGAGATAATTCTTTTTGCTCTTTCATTATCACCCGGAATCTCATTAATAATCGGTAAAAACAAATCAGTCTCAAAAACTGATTTTTTGCCCTGAACAACCGTTGCTAATCTCTCTAATCCCATACCAGTATCAACGCCTTTCTGTTTTAAAGAAGTAAGTTTTCCTGTTTTATCCTGGTAATATTCGTTAAATACCAGATTCCAAACTTCAATACCGTTAAAATGAATTTCAGTTGTCGGGCCGCAAGGCCCCTCTTCGCCTGTCGGTCCCCAGAAATTATCTTCCCTGCCGCACTTTTTAATTTTATTCTCCGGAACACCAAGTTTTTGCCAAATCTCAGATGACTCTTTATCCTCAGAGACCTTCCCATCTCCTTCAAAAACAGTAAAAACAGCCTTATCTAATGGCAGTTTCAACTCTTTAAAAAGAAATTCATAAGCCAATTTTATCGCTTCCTTTTTAAAATATCCTCCGAAAGAAAAATTTCCAAGCATTTCCAAAAAAGTCAAATGGCTATCATCTCCCACCTCTTCAATATCTGACGTCCTGAAGCACTTCTGGCAGGAACAGACATTCTGGCCAAGAGGAGATTTTTCACCGAGATAATACGGCTTGAACTGCTGCATGCCGGCCGTAGTAAACAAAACACTTGTGTCAGTCGGTATAAGCGAAGAGGAAGGCACTATTTTGTGTCCCTTTTTTTCAAAAAATTCTAAAAACTTTCTCCTCAGGTCTTTTGAGTTCATTAAAGTTTCCATTAGCTGTATCTGTCAGCTACTGATGAAGCAGCGAAAGATTCCGGCTTGATTTTCGGCTCAAAACCGTTCCCTTTTATCAAACCGGTAACCTCTTTAATCATGTCCCTAGTTTTTCCGTTCTCACCGACATCGGCATGAATGTAGCGAAACTGATAGTTAAGATTTGCTTTTCCGGGCTTTTGAATCACCTTTTCAAAGCTTTCTCTCAGATATAAAGCAAATTGGCAGGAAAGATAAACTTCTTCTAAAATTCTCTGTTTCCAGTTATAGAAAATCCTTCCTTTATAATCTATCTTTTTAAGAAAAAATCTGCCCCCCTCGCCCACTCTCAAAACAACTACTGCCAAAGGAAAATGCGGCTCTGTACCGGAGGAGGAATCGCAACCAACGATAACATCGTAAAACTTTTCAGGTTTTTCGGAAATATAATTAATTATCTCCTCAAGCACCTTCTCAATCTTAAGATCGCCCTTGGTCGGATTAAAAAAATAGCCGTTTAGAATCTTATCCATAATTTAATGGTTAAAAATAACAAAAATACCCAATAAGGTCAACTTTTCCTCACGCTCTCAATAAAGTCTTTGGCGTTCAGAGAGGCTGCGCCGATTAAAGCGCCGTTTATACCATCAACAGCAACAAACTCTTGAATGTTCCTGCTGTTTACGCTCCCGCCGTACAATATCCTCAATTTCTGAGCAATATTTTTACCAAATAATTTAAACAAATTCTCCCGAATAAAAGCTGCTCCTTGTTCAGCTTGTTTTGGAGTAGCTACTTTTCCTCCTTTTGTCGTACTTATCGCCCAAACAGGCTCGTAAACAACAACTAAATTCTTAACCTCATTTTTATTAATTCCAGATAAAGCTATTTCTAGCTGTTTCTTGATTTCTTTGAATTCCTGCTTCTGATTCTTGCTCTTGCTACCAATACAAAGAATTGGCTTCAAACCAGCTTTTAAAACCGCCTTTAATTTCCTATTAACTATTTCATCTGTCTCTTTCAGAACTTCTCTTCTCTTAGAATGGCCAAGAATGACATATTTTACACCAATGCTTTTCAACATTAAAGGAGAAATTTCCCCGGTAAAAGGCCCTCCGCAACAAAAACAATCCTGGGCTCCCAGTTCCAAACCGGGACTGAGAGAAGCAATATATAAAAAAGGAGGGCAGATAACCACCTCTGCTTTTTTAATGTTTTTTACCCCTTTAGCAACAGAATTAAAAAGCTTTTTAGCTTCTGTCAAACTTTTAGGGTTGCATTTCCAGTTTGCGACAATCAACATAATCGTTGTTTTATTATAGAACTTTTTTAAGCTTCTGTTAATATTTTGCAGCCCTTTTCCGCTACAACAATAGTATGTTCAAAATGGCAGGATAAAGAATTATCAGCAGTTTTATAAGCGTGCCCGTCAGAAGCCAATTTGATTTTCCAGTCGCCTACGGCCAGCATCGGCTCAATGCAGAAAACCATTCCTTCTTTTATTTCAGGACCGCTCCTTCTTTTTCCGTAATTCAATATTTGCGGCTCTTCGTGAACTTCTCTGCCAATTCCATGACCGCATAAGTCCTGTATAACGCTGAATCCCTGCGACTCAGCAAATCTCTGGATAGTATTGCCAATATCGCCAAAAGTATTGCCCGGCCTGACTTTTTTCAACCCTCTCTTTAAAGCTTTCTTCGTTGTGCGGATAAGCCTAGAAACTTCAGAGCTAACCTTGCCGACGGGCAAAGTCACTGCCATATCAGTATGAAAACCCTTATAAAGCATTCCTAAATCAAGGGAAATTATCTCTCCCTCTTTCAAGACACGATCTGAAGGAATAGCATGGACTATTTCCTCGTTTATCGAAGTACACAAACAATTAGGATAACCATCGTGTCCCTTAAAAGAACATTTTCCTCCGGATTTTAAAATCAGACTCTCGCTGAGCCTGTCTAATTCTTTAGTGGTAATTCCTGGCTTCACTTTCTTCTCCAACTCCTGCATAATCTTTGCCAGAATTTTACCGCCTGCTGCCATTATCTTAATTTCCTCTTTTGTTTTTATCGGAATCATTTACCAAGTTTTTATTTATAAGTTCGATGAGATGAATCTCATTTCTCGCTCAATTTATATTTATCTCTCAAACGCGAAATGAAATAAATATTTCATTGAGCAAACGCAGGTGGAAAAGAAGCTTTAGCTTCTTTGACCAAGCCGAGCTTCCGAAAGAGTCAAAGAGATAAATCTCTTTTCCATCTTTGTTTTCGCTATGCGAAAACTTGATAAACGAAGATGAAGAAGAGGATTTGTCCTCTTCGCTTACAGAGCTTTTAAAATATCTTTAAAAACATCTGCCACTGACTGCTCTCCTTTGATTATATTTAATTTAACTCCCTGCTTTTTGAACAAATCAAGCAAGGGAGCGGTTTTTTTCTCAAATTCTTCAAGGCGAATTTTTATGGCTTTTGGATTGTCATCCTTTCTGCTCATCAACTTGGATCCATCCAAGGGGCATTTTTTCAGTTTTCTAGTTTCTTCATTATATAAAATAGAGTGAGTTGCCAACTCACATTCTCTGCGATGAGAATTCCTCCAGAGCGTTGCTGCCGGAGTCAGTTTTAAAAAGACTACAGAAACGTTTTTTGCCCCATATAA
This DNA window, taken from Candidatus Paceibacterota bacterium, encodes the following:
- a CDS encoding PD-(D/E)XK nuclease family protein, encoding MFLKDIIDKFYLDRQRDKEQHHFYITDAGKCGRALFFKFKNVPRKEMEANILRLFDHGDHIHQLIMKPLLSTREIHVVAAEVNIPPQELISGRADAIISDGKELYVLDIKSMNSMIFGKLTEPKEENIAQLQLYLHYFKIPKGILLYVNKDNQQLKDFVVKYDKKCALSLLDFLAGIRKKIDKNVIPDRLSDYPDNWQCRYCQFKEVCVIANTGEMGWEAFKKKIKLREQDVRAI
- the rpsI gene encoding 30S ribosomal protein S9, which encodes MPKAKKTKKETVKKVKKAPAKKTAKVTVKPKVARYFEGIGRRKTAVARVRISVQKEKTFLINTRTFENYFPTKYLQRIIFSPLILTDYSDKFQVSVKVKGGGTTSQAEAVRHGLTRALVLFDPELRKQLKKAGFLKRDPRMRERKKFGLKRARRAPQWQKR
- the rplM gene encoding 50S ribosomal protein L13; protein product: MERKTHKIDATDKVLGRLAVEIALLLRGKQKADFAPYKDIGDVVIVQNVDKLKFTGKKAKQKKYYRHSGYLGSLKEITLEKLFEKNPEEVLRKAVFGMLPKNKLRAKMIKRLKYAL
- the rplQ gene encoding 50S ribosomal protein L17, whose protein sequence is MRKRKKGKKLNREKDQRNALLRSLAAALILKEKVKTTEAKAKEVSSFVEKKITKAKVGTLASRRLLAKFFTGKVVKKLVDEIAPRFKERKGGYTRIIKLGQRKVDAAKIAIIELVK
- the rpoA gene encoding DNA-directed RNA polymerase subunit alpha — its product is MINLPHAPKIVKKEGNKAVFEIEALRPGYGVTVGNSLRRVLLSSLEGAAITQVKIKGVSHEFSTISGVLEDVITIMLNLKQLRFKLFSDEPQKATLKVKGEKAVKGFDFKLPSQVELVNKNCHIATLNSKSAELEMEIQIEKGIGYSSRETRKKTAGSMPEKLEIGAILLDASFTPVKRVSSRVENMRVGERTDFDRLFLEIETDGIIDPEQAFYQASEILISHFSLLATAFQPKAASVEPEDKEKKKAAKKPKKEKKAVSKKVKNEKKKKREKTK
- the rpsD gene encoding 30S ribosomal protein S4 — its product is MNVSKCKICRRAGIKLFLRGERCSSQKCPMIKKPYPPGPKAKKRVKSLSEYGKELREKQKLKNWYNLEEKQFRNYVKDILKARGKVTDAGAALIKTLESRLDNVVFRLGFAPSKFAARQMVSHSHLMVNDRPINISSYLVKKGDKISVNPNSLKKTIFQKLSSTLKKYNPPSWLKLDAEKLEAKVIDSPNLEEAVPPAELSAIFEFYSK
- the rpsK gene encoding 30S ribosomal protein S11, coding for MGKKRVIRQTEEEILKEGEAMETKVKEQAKETLKRIQEGRIYIASSYNNTILTLTDPKGNVLGWTSAGNIGFKGAKKATPFAASKVAEAIVQIAEKIGIEKIEIFVKGIGSGRDSAIRSLAARGLEIVSIKDMTPVPHNGCRKPKVRRV
- the rpsM gene encoding 30S ribosomal protein S13 — protein: MPRIAGINIPEKKQIQIALTYIFGIGRSLSKKILEEAGIGETKKASELTTQEVSTLKDIIEKNYKTEGDLKREIMMNIKRLKDAGTWIGIRHIKGLPVRGQRTKTNTRTARGNIRKTVGSGRKPPPGPT
- the rpmJ gene encoding 50S ribosomal protein L36; this translates as MKVRPSVKKICKDCKIVRRSGRIYVICKKNPKHKQRQG
- the infA gene encoding translation initiation factor IF-1, producing the protein MDKNDLIKTGIITEALPSTHFKVKLDDGEEVSCHLAGKLRMFRIKVLPGDRVTVELSPYDLKKGRITYRGK
- a CDS encoding alanine--tRNA ligase; this encodes MNSKDLRRKFLEFFEKKGHKIVPSSSLIPTDTSVLFTTAGMQQFKPYYLGEKSPLGQNVCSCQKCFRTSDIEEVGDDSHLTFLEMLGNFSFGGYFKKEAIKLAYEFLFKELKLPLDKAVFTVFEGDGKVSEDKESSEIWQKLGVPENKIKKCGREDNFWGPTGEEGPCGPTTEIHFNGIEVWNLVFNEYYQDKTGKLTSLKQKGVDTGMGLERLATVVQGKKSVFETDLFLPIINEIPGDNERAKRIISDHVKGSVFLISDGILPSNVERGYVLRRVLRRAIRYGKLLNLPENFLIPLAQKAIEMYTDVYPELKSKETDILTAIQNEEEKFEKTLEEGLKQFEKGTDAFELYTSYGFPLELTLELAKERGRDINVEEFNKKFKEHQDLSRTSSSGMFKGGLADNSEQVVEYHTANHLLLAALRQVLGNQVSQKGSNITTERLRFDFVHPGKMTEKEIKEVEEIVNQKIKEDLPVVCEKMSLEEAKGKGATGVFEDKYEEKVKVYSISDFSKEICGGPHVRRTGELGHFKIVKEESSSAGIRRIRAVLE
- a CDS encoding ribonuclease H-like YkuK family protein; protein product: MDKILNGYFFNPTKGDLKIEKVLEEIINYISEKPEKFYDVIVGCDSSSGTEPHFPLAVVVLRVGEGGRFFLKKIDYKGRIFYNWKQRILEEVYLSCQFALYLRESFEKVIQKPGKANLNYQFRYIHADVGENGKTRDMIKEVTGLIKGNGFEPKIKPESFAASSVADRYS
- a CDS encoding triose-phosphate isomerase, with amino-acid sequence MLIVANWKCNPKSLTEAKKLFNSVAKGVKNIKKAEVVICPPFLYIASLSPGLELGAQDCFCCGGPFTGEISPLMLKSIGVKYVILGHSKRREVLKETDEIVNRKLKAVLKAGLKPILCIGSKSKNQKQEFKEIKKQLEIALSGINKNEVKNLVVVYEPVWAISTTKGGKVATPKQAEQGAAFIRENLFKLFGKNIAQKLRILYGGSVNSRNIQEFVAVDGINGALIGAASLNAKDFIESVRKS
- the map gene encoding type I methionyl aminopeptidase translates to MIPIKTKEEIKIMAAGGKILAKIMQELEKKVKPGITTKELDRLSESLILKSGGKCSFKGHDGYPNCLCTSINEEIVHAIPSDRVLKEGEIISLDLGMLYKGFHTDMAVTLPVGKVSSEVSRLIRTTKKALKRGLKKVRPGNTFGDIGNTIQRFAESQGFSVIQDLCGHGIGREVHEEPQILNYGKRRSGPEIKEGMVFCIEPMLAVGDWKIKLASDGHAYKTADNSLSCHFEHTIVVAEKGCKILTEA